A window of Pirellulales bacterium contains these coding sequences:
- a CDS encoding alpha/beta fold hydrolase yields the protein MKHIQVGNTKFAVKTAGEKGYPLLLVHGFPLDHTVWQRQIDFFADHCRVIAPDLRGFGSSDITPGSVSMEQMADDLAGLLEAMGMQEKVIFCGLSMGGYVGWQFWKRHKHKVLAMIACDTRAVADSPEASAGRRKMAENVLKEGAGAASSVMMPRMFAPNTYQAKPDLVRQVQQMMERQKPEGIAAAALGLAAREDVREWLHTIDVPTLILVGEQDAISTMDEMRHIADAILDAVWVAVPDAGHLAILENPAVVNEAIAEFITL from the coding sequence ATGAAACACATTCAGGTAGGAAATACAAAGTTTGCTGTAAAAACTGCAGGAGAGAAAGGTTATCCGCTGCTTTTGGTCCACGGATTTCCTCTGGATCACACGGTGTGGCAGCGGCAAATTGATTTCTTCGCCGATCATTGTCGTGTTATTGCTCCTGACTTGCGAGGCTTTGGTTCCAGCGATATCACGCCCGGTTCAGTGAGCATGGAGCAAATGGCCGACGATCTCGCGGGCTTGCTGGAGGCAATGGGCATGCAGGAGAAGGTGATTTTTTGCGGCCTATCTATGGGTGGCTACGTGGGCTGGCAGTTTTGGAAGCGGCACAAGCACAAAGTTCTTGCCATGATTGCCTGCGACACGCGAGCCGTGGCCGATTCGCCGGAAGCCTCCGCTGGCCGGCGCAAAATGGCCGAAAACGTATTGAAAGAGGGAGCCGGCGCTGCTTCAAGCGTGATGATGCCGCGAATGTTCGCGCCAAATACATATCAAGCCAAGCCCGATTTAGTACGACAAGTACAACAAATGATGGAGCGGCAAAAGCCGGAAGGAATTGCCGCCGCCGCGCTGGGATTGGCTGCCCGAGAAGACGTGCGCGAATGGTTGCACACGATTGATGTGCCGACATTGATCTTGGTGGGCGAGCAAGACGCGATTTCCACCATGGATGAAATGCGGCACATTGCCGATGCAATTCTCGACGCCGTGTGGGTTGCTGTGCCGGACGCCGGTCACTTGGCGATTCTAGAAAATCCAGCCGTGGTGAACGAGGCGATCGCGGAATTTATTACGCTCTAG
- a CDS encoding DUF2617 family protein produces the protein MLSVRPKIAELVFQVYGRALHPELFEIFATRRVSRGDYEATVHITSAGHVVAWQHRGLILTEVACSASHPLPQKRRLVHFRLKGARSDELECRGGVHYEMNFQLEPVQPEVFWTFQHELISGDIRQGMLHRFDSSGRMALGALSYVNIEARNRVLKIQAFHTFPDDYAIVRSQSLFRLPG, from the coding sequence ATGCTTTCTGTCCGACCGAAAATTGCTGAGTTGGTGTTCCAAGTGTACGGCCGAGCATTGCATCCGGAGTTGTTCGAAATTTTCGCCACTCGCCGTGTGAGCCGTGGCGATTATGAAGCTACCGTGCACATTACCAGCGCCGGTCACGTGGTCGCATGGCAGCATCGCGGCCTCATACTCACCGAAGTGGCCTGCAGCGCTTCACATCCACTACCGCAAAAACGTCGCTTGGTGCATTTTCGCTTGAAAGGGGCGCGCAGCGATGAATTAGAGTGCCGCGGCGGCGTCCACTATGAAATGAATTTCCAACTCGAACCCGTCCAGCCTGAGGTGTTTTGGACATTCCAGCATGAGCTAATTTCCGGCGACATTCGCCAGGGGATGCTCCACCGGTTCGATTCCAGCGGCCGTATGGCGCTCGGAGCACTCAGTTACGTGAATATCGAAGCCCGTAATCGTGTGCTGAAAATTCAGGCCTTTCACACCTTCCCCGACGATTACGCCATTGTCCGTAGCCAATCACTGTTCAGACTGCCCGGGTAA
- a CDS encoding CPBP family intramembrane glutamic endopeptidase, with product MQAASTSNFLAVGKFNGDYWQQSRRPLTSLAFVTPLLLIYELGVAWLGPQAMRNGADVWLRQLLDLLGFSQYFLLPLLTLSLLAGWHHVTRQSWHVSSSVLYAKLAECALLAIALVVVARIQANLQAFVTREAPPAMLHASLGTSLASAFRRFVSFLGAGIYEELLFRLMMMPLLAWLLRWCGCQQAWAGSALLSSLIFAAAHHVGALGEPFQWYAFLFRAIAGLFFAILFLYRGFGIAVGTHAAYDMLVGLF from the coding sequence ATGCAGGCGGCTTCTACCAGCAATTTCCTCGCAGTTGGCAAGTTCAACGGCGATTATTGGCAACAATCGCGGCGGCCTCTCACCAGCCTAGCGTTTGTAACGCCTTTACTTTTGATCTATGAATTGGGCGTAGCGTGGCTGGGGCCCCAAGCTATGCGCAATGGAGCCGACGTGTGGCTCCGCCAATTGCTCGATCTGCTCGGCTTCAGCCAATATTTTCTGCTCCCGCTATTAACTTTAAGCCTGCTGGCCGGCTGGCACCATGTGACGAGGCAATCGTGGCACGTTTCGTCTAGTGTGTTATATGCCAAACTTGCCGAGTGCGCGTTGCTGGCAATAGCGCTGGTAGTGGTTGCCCGGATTCAAGCGAACTTACAGGCCTTTGTCACTCGAGAAGCTCCGCCAGCCATGCTCCACGCTTCGCTGGGAACCTCATTGGCCAGTGCCTTTCGACGATTCGTCAGCTTTCTGGGGGCAGGCATATACGAAGAATTGCTTTTCCGCCTGATGATGATGCCGTTGTTGGCATGGCTCCTGCGCTGGTGCGGCTGCCAGCAGGCCTGGGCCGGCAGTGCGTTGCTTTCCAGCCTGATTTTTGCTGCCGCCCATCATGTAGGCGCATTAGGCGAACCATTCCAGTGGTACGCGTTTTTGTTTCGCGCCATCGCTGGATTATTTTTTGCCATACTATTTTTATATCGCGGGTTTGGTATCGCCGTGGGTACACACGCCGCTTATGACATGCTAGTCGGACTATTTTAA
- a CDS encoding response regulator, with protein MAKTLPPRKSRILIADDNAPNVELLEAFLADVDSEIAVAMDGRDTLDKVASFKPDLILLDIMMPKLSGFEVCRKLKQDPKTKNIMVLMVTALNELGDIERAVDSGTDDFLSKPVNKLELLKRVENMLKLHHVTDELERLRRYIEGMEDGAGPK; from the coding sequence ATGGCTAAGACCTTGCCACCGCGTAAAAGCCGTATTCTAATTGCCGATGATAACGCTCCCAATGTCGAGTTGCTGGAGGCGTTTTTGGCTGATGTCGATAGCGAAATTGCCGTGGCCATGGATGGCCGCGATACTCTGGACAAAGTGGCATCGTTCAAACCGGATTTAATTTTGCTCGACATTATGATGCCTAAGCTCAGCGGCTTTGAAGTATGCCGCAAACTGAAGCAAGACCCCAAGACCAAAAACATTATGGTTCTTATGGTCACAGCGTTGAACGAATTGGGCGATATTGAACGGGCGGTCGATTCGGGCACCGATGATTTTTTAAGTAAGCCGGTAAACAAGCTGGAACTTCTGAAGCGTGTGGAAAACATGCTTAAGCTGCATCATGTGACCGATGAGCTCGAGCGCCTGCGGCGGTATATTGAAGGGATGGAAGATGGCGCTGGCCCAAAATGA
- the glgC gene encoding glucose-1-phosphate adenylyltransferase — translation MHHHLNGQPKRPNVLAVILAGGKGTRLEPLTRDRAKPAVPFGGLYRIIDFTLSNCLNSGLRKVLVLTQYKASSLDRHLALGWLQLLSRELGEFIDVLPPQQRIDEHWYQGTADAVYQNIYTLEKERPDYVVILAGDHIYKMNYETMVQAHLEKNADVTVGALRVPREESRHFGVMQMDAGGRITGFEEKNPNAKTIPGDPDHCLASMGIYVFGARFLFEQLCLDATQQNSQHDFGRNILPAIVDSHRVFAFPFRDENRKQDAYWRDVGTLDAYYEANMDLVAVDPLLNMYDMQWPIRTYQPNFPPPKFVFAENGPDGRRGEAIDSVVCSGCIVSGGHIRRSILGPNVRVNSFAHVEDSILFEGVDIGRHTRIRRAIIDKRVRIPPGTLIGYDAEQDRARGFTVTEKGITVIAKAEGVEHFFEAEPAERV, via the coding sequence ATGCATCATCATTTGAACGGCCAGCCCAAGCGCCCCAATGTGTTAGCGGTCATTTTGGCCGGTGGCAAAGGAACTCGCTTGGAGCCGCTGACACGAGATCGGGCCAAACCGGCTGTTCCCTTCGGCGGGTTGTACCGCATTATTGATTTCACGCTTTCGAACTGTCTAAACAGCGGGTTACGCAAAGTGTTGGTGCTGACACAATATAAGGCCAGCAGTTTGGACAGGCACTTGGCTCTGGGTTGGCTGCAACTGTTGAGCCGCGAACTGGGCGAATTCATAGATGTCCTGCCTCCCCAACAACGCATTGACGAACATTGGTACCAAGGCACCGCCGATGCCGTGTACCAGAACATTTACACGTTGGAAAAAGAGCGGCCCGACTATGTGGTCATACTGGCCGGTGACCACATTTACAAAATGAATTACGAAACCATGGTGCAAGCGCATCTGGAAAAAAACGCCGATGTAACCGTCGGCGCGCTGCGCGTGCCGCGGGAAGAATCACGGCACTTCGGCGTTATGCAAATGGATGCTGGCGGCCGCATTACCGGCTTTGAAGAAAAAAATCCAAACGCCAAAACCATTCCTGGCGATCCAGATCACTGTTTGGCATCGATGGGCATTTATGTATTCGGCGCGCGCTTTTTGTTTGAGCAATTGTGCCTGGACGCAACGCAGCAAAACAGTCAGCACGATTTCGGCCGCAATATTTTGCCGGCCATTGTCGATTCCCACCGAGTATTTGCGTTTCCATTCCGCGACGAAAACCGCAAGCAAGATGCCTACTGGCGCGATGTCGGTACGCTGGATGCCTACTACGAAGCCAATATGGATCTAGTGGCCGTCGATCCCCTGTTGAACATGTATGACATGCAATGGCCTATCCGCACCTACCAGCCGAATTTTCCGCCACCCAAGTTCGTATTTGCTGAAAATGGACCCGACGGTCGCCGCGGCGAAGCGATTGATAGCGTCGTTTGTAGCGGTTGCATTGTTTCCGGCGGCCACATACGGCGTTCAATTCTCGGTCCCAATGTCCGCGTGAACAGCTTCGCCCATGTGGAAGATTCAATTTTGTTCGAAGGCGTCGATATTGGGCGGCACACCCGAATTCGCCGGGCCATCATCGACAAACGTGTCCGCATTCCGCCCGGCACGTTAATTGGTTACGACGCAGAACAGGATCGCGCCCGTGGTTTCACTGTGACCGAGAAAGGCATCACGGTCATCGCCAAGGCAGAAGGAGTAGAACACTTCTTCGAAGCCGAACCGGCGGAACGGGTGTGA
- a CDS encoding glycosyltransferase — MRLRILYIVSDLQPSGTTAQLKLLAAGLPRSKFEIHIAALNAGGPAAADLERSGAKVTVIGRRWKIDPFAFRRLRTHIKHLQPTVVHTWQFEANTYGRTAALAAGMRRLVTSERTIESWSIDYKWAIDRCLAHRTERMITNSVAVRNYYVAHGLPPEKFTVIPGAAAAPPPDMVSRSDLLTEFRLPEDAKLIAYVGHLTKQKRLKELIWAIDQLKAVGVPAHFLVIGQGPRRDHLERYSWLNRIEDRVHFLGVRNDVLQFMPHFDVLWHAGDHEGQSAAVLEAMAAGVPVVAADAAGNRELVKPNETGYLVPLDERAGFARATLPLLEDSALARRLGCAAKQCVEQCHRIDQLLAAYTKLYENSHS; from the coding sequence ATGCGCCTGCGCATCTTATATATTGTTTCCGATTTGCAGCCGTCGGGCACGACCGCACAGTTGAAATTGCTGGCCGCCGGTTTACCGCGAAGCAAGTTTGAAATTCATATTGCAGCGTTGAACGCCGGGGGGCCTGCTGCAGCCGACTTAGAACGTAGCGGCGCGAAGGTCACGGTAATTGGCCGACGCTGGAAAATCGATCCCTTTGCGTTCCGCAGACTACGCACACACATTAAGCATCTGCAGCCTACGGTCGTCCACACTTGGCAGTTCGAGGCCAACACGTACGGCAGGACAGCGGCGCTGGCCGCCGGCATGCGCCGGCTAGTGACCTCAGAACGAACCATCGAAAGTTGGAGCATCGATTATAAATGGGCCATTGACCGTTGCTTGGCGCACCGCACCGAGCGAATGATTACCAATTCCGTCGCCGTGCGAAATTATTACGTCGCACATGGCCTGCCGCCGGAAAAATTCACCGTCATTCCTGGGGCTGCTGCCGCGCCTCCACCCGATATGGTTTCACGCAGTGATCTACTTACAGAATTTCGATTGCCTGAGGACGCCAAGCTGATTGCGTACGTGGGGCACTTGACCAAGCAAAAACGATTAAAGGAGTTGATTTGGGCAATAGACCAACTTAAGGCGGTCGGCGTGCCGGCGCACTTTTTGGTAATTGGCCAAGGACCGCGCCGCGATCATTTGGAGCGCTATTCGTGGCTGAATCGAATTGAAGATCGGGTGCATTTTCTCGGCGTCCGAAATGACGTGCTCCAGTTTATGCCGCACTTTGATGTGTTATGGCATGCCGGCGATCACGAAGGACAATCGGCTGCCGTGTTGGAGGCCATGGCCGCCGGCGTACCGGTTGTGGCGGCCGATGCCGCCGGTAATCGCGAATTAGTGAAACCCAACGAAACGGGCTATTTGGTGCCGCTGGATGAGCGCGCCGGATTTGCTCGCGCCACTTTGCCGCTGTTGGAAGATTCCGCCTTGGCCCGGCGGTTGGGTTGCGCCGCTAAGCAGTGCGTGGAACAGTGCCATCGGATCGATCAACTTTTGGCGGCGTATACCAAACTGTACGAAAATTCGCACAGCTAG
- the hpt gene encoding hypoxanthine phosphoribosyltransferase yields the protein MKTVLTADQLHAGVDRLGQQINKFYGNQHLTIVGVLTGSIVLLADLIRRLTMPLRVGLVQASSYRGAAIDPGQLTINFDLLPDVAGQHVLLIDDIFDTGKTLVGLVEELQKHKPASVRCAVLLRKQGRQAVTKEPEYVGFEIPNAFVVGYGLDYQDAYRNLPYLAALEEHEIGKSIH from the coding sequence GTGAAAACCGTTCTTACCGCCGACCAATTGCACGCCGGCGTTGATCGTTTGGGTCAGCAAATTAACAAATTTTACGGAAATCAGCACCTGACCATTGTTGGCGTGCTGACCGGCAGCATTGTGCTATTGGCCGATTTAATTCGCCGGCTCACCATGCCCTTGCGGGTCGGCCTGGTGCAGGCCTCCAGTTATCGCGGGGCGGCCATTGATCCGGGGCAGTTGACGATCAACTTTGATTTGTTGCCGGATGTTGCCGGGCAACACGTTTTGCTAATCGACGATATTTTCGACACGGGCAAAACTCTGGTTGGGCTGGTCGAGGAACTTCAAAAACACAAACCGGCCAGCGTGCGCTGTGCCGTCCTCTTGCGCAAGCAAGGTCGCCAGGCCGTAACCAAGGAACCCGAGTATGTGGGCTTCGAAATTCCCAATGCGTTTGTTGTCGGGTACGGGTTAGATTATCAAGATGCTTATCGCAACTTGCCCTATTTGGCGGCATTGGAGGAACACGAAATCGGAAAAAGCATACACTGA
- a CDS encoding phospho-sugar mutase, with protein MTIKSAISEPVSTEAAFKALQSAVLAGKLSAGAVENIRTWLARPQYAAYAPLVLEHIDRQQWQELDDAFWTIIPFGTAGRRGRMYPIGTNAINDRTMGESVQGLADYVLAYLAPGESLGANYGENRLSCAIAYDTRHRSRQFAELSAEIMVANGFEVLFLDGFRPTPELSFTVRHNRCACGIMISASHNPPSDNAIKAFWSTGGQLRSPHDEGVIQCVGCVTEIKRTPYAEAVSAGRIKFCQVESDAGYQAAVLGQATSGPRDLKILYSPLHGVGLTSVLPILQADGFQNIEVFQPHATPDGDFPNVPNHVANPENPAVFDALIEHAKTTGAEIVLASDPDADRIGCAALLKNSERGVRSLESSLSSSNHSNSALRTPHSALPTQHWSTFSGNQIGALLGEFLLGRLKQSGRLTPEHYIIKTLVTSDMICRIAEQFGVRAFGDLLTGFKWIGSKMDEVGPEKFVFGFEEAHGYLAGTYARDKDGAVAAMLLAELAAECKAQGLTLHQRLDALFLQYGCHLEKSINHTLPGADGLAKMKAVMDRLRNNPPRQLGGLDVLQVRDYLRQQALKAADSGQWSVVGDQKALDEVPPSDLLIFDLDPAGNRAAVRPSGTESKLKFYLFAYEPPEKSADLIATKERLRVRLAALEKDLLVASEPRE; from the coding sequence ATGACCATCAAATCTGCCATCAGCGAGCCTGTCTCCACGGAAGCGGCGTTTAAGGCGCTTCAATCTGCCGTCTTGGCCGGAAAGCTTTCGGCCGGCGCCGTGGAAAATATCCGCACCTGGTTGGCCAGGCCGCAATACGCCGCCTATGCGCCGCTGGTGCTTGAACACATCGACCGCCAGCAATGGCAGGAATTAGACGACGCATTTTGGACCATCATTCCCTTCGGCACCGCCGGCCGCCGCGGACGGATGTACCCCATCGGCACCAATGCCATTAACGATCGGACCATGGGGGAAAGCGTTCAGGGCCTGGCCGATTATGTTTTGGCCTATTTAGCCCCCGGCGAGTCGCTGGGAGCGAATTATGGGGAAAATCGCCTTTCCTGTGCCATTGCTTATGACACCCGCCACAGGTCGCGGCAATTTGCGGAGCTTAGCGCCGAGATCATGGTCGCCAATGGTTTTGAAGTGCTATTCCTCGACGGCTTCCGCCCGACACCGGAATTATCGTTTACCGTGCGGCACAACCGGTGTGCCTGCGGAATCATGATCAGCGCCAGTCACAATCCGCCGAGCGATAATGCGATCAAAGCATTTTGGTCGACCGGCGGACAACTGCGCTCTCCGCACGATGAAGGCGTGATTCAATGCGTGGGTTGTGTCACGGAAATCAAGCGCACGCCGTACGCCGAGGCGGTATCGGCCGGCCGCATTAAGTTTTGCCAAGTGGAAAGCGATGCCGGTTACCAGGCCGCTGTGCTCGGGCAAGCCACGAGCGGTCCGCGCGATTTGAAGATTCTATATTCTCCGCTGCACGGCGTTGGGCTGACCTCGGTACTTCCGATTTTGCAGGCGGATGGTTTCCAGAACATCGAAGTCTTTCAGCCGCATGCCACGCCCGATGGCGATTTTCCCAACGTTCCCAATCACGTGGCCAATCCGGAGAACCCGGCCGTGTTCGATGCGCTGATCGAACACGCGAAAACCACTGGCGCCGAAATCGTCCTGGCCAGCGACCCAGACGCCGATCGCATCGGCTGCGCCGCCCTGCTGAAAAATTCGGAGCGGGGAGTTCGGAGTTTGGAATCTTCGCTCTCTTCGAGCAATCACAGCAACTCCGCACTCCGCACTCCGCATTCCGCACTCCCCACTCAACATTGGTCCACCTTTTCCGGTAACCAAATTGGCGCTTTGCTGGGTGAGTTTTTGCTGGGGCGGCTGAAGCAATCGGGCCGTTTGACTCCGGAACATTACATCATCAAAACGCTGGTCACTAGCGACATGATTTGCCGCATCGCGGAGCAGTTTGGCGTGCGGGCGTTCGGCGATCTGCTTACCGGATTTAAGTGGATCGGCAGCAAAATGGATGAAGTCGGCCCGGAAAAATTTGTGTTCGGCTTTGAAGAAGCCCACGGCTATTTGGCCGGCACCTACGCCCGAGACAAAGATGGAGCCGTAGCGGCCATGCTGCTGGCGGAACTGGCCGCGGAGTGCAAAGCGCAGGGGCTTACTTTGCATCAGCGACTTGACGCACTGTTTTTGCAATACGGCTGCCACCTGGAAAAGAGCATCAATCACACGCTGCCTGGTGCCGATGGCTTGGCAAAAATGAAAGCCGTGATGGACCGCCTGCGGAATAATCCTCCCCGGCAATTGGGCGGCCTCGACGTGCTACAAGTGCGCGATTATTTGCGGCAGCAAGCGCTGAAGGCAGCGGACAGTGGCCAGTGGTCGGTGGTTGGTGATCAGAAAGCACTAGACGAAGTGCCGCCAAGTGATTTGCTGATTTTCGATCTCGATCCGGCCGGCAATCGGGCTGCCGTGCGCCCCTCGGGCACGGAATCCAAGCTCAAATTCTATTTATTCGCTTACGAGCCGCCGGAAAAATCGGCCGATTTAATCGCTACGAAAGAGCGGTTGAGGGTGCGATTGGCGGCGCTGGAAAAAGATTTGCTTGTCGCCAGCGAACCCCGCGAATGA
- a CDS encoding Gfo/Idh/MocA family oxidoreductase — MLHRGPNRRQFLQTAAAAGAATLTPYWFTSRAGAQDSSKSDRHTIGCIGTGDRWHGAIGPQVKKFGDIVAVCDVDKNHLEKNGLKVAGDKAEAFEDYRRILDRKDIDIVTVVTPDHWHSKILIEAMQAGKDVYCEKPMTLTIDEGKKICQVQKQTGRVVQVGTQQRDEFQVRQRILDDNAGKESKDAKDQKDAKDSKDAKNAAPTKLLFDRQFLQAVAMAHSGRLGNVQRAKIVIRANPVCPALPKVDVPAELNWELWQGQAPVFDFVQGTKGQSSNRSFPAGRTHYEFRWWYEYSGGKLTDWGAHHVDIAQWALQMDHSGPTSIESTGEMPVPYENGFATVHDQYNCPRKFNVVCKFPNGTELTISSGSEDSIWIEGDKGQIKVSRDTLKDISGDAVAGLADNPIPQDVLIKLCKGKKLPEHGTEGGTHMANFIECVRDRSLPISDVFTHHRAISTCHLANISLRLNRTLKWDPDKEEIVGDTDANNWLAREQRKGYEIKV; from the coding sequence ATGTTGCACCGCGGACCAAATCGCCGCCAGTTTTTGCAAACCGCTGCCGCCGCCGGCGCGGCCACCTTAACTCCGTACTGGTTCACCAGCCGAGCCGGCGCCCAAGATAGTTCCAAAAGCGATCGCCACACGATCGGCTGCATTGGCACCGGCGATCGTTGGCACGGCGCCATTGGCCCGCAAGTGAAAAAATTCGGCGACATTGTGGCCGTGTGCGATGTCGATAAAAACCACTTGGAAAAGAACGGCCTGAAAGTGGCGGGCGATAAAGCCGAGGCCTTTGAAGATTATCGCCGCATTTTGGATCGCAAAGATATCGACATTGTCACCGTCGTCACGCCCGACCACTGGCACAGCAAAATTCTGATCGAAGCCATGCAGGCGGGCAAAGACGTTTACTGCGAAAAGCCGATGACGTTGACCATCGATGAGGGGAAAAAAATCTGCCAGGTGCAAAAGCAAACCGGCCGCGTCGTGCAAGTGGGCACCCAGCAGCGCGACGAATTCCAAGTCCGCCAGCGCATTCTGGACGACAACGCCGGCAAAGAAAGCAAAGACGCCAAGGATCAAAAGGACGCGAAAGATTCAAAAGACGCCAAAAACGCCGCTCCCACCAAGCTGTTGTTCGATCGGCAATTTTTGCAGGCCGTGGCCATGGCCCATTCCGGCCGCCTGGGCAACGTGCAGCGCGCAAAAATTGTGATTCGCGCCAATCCGGTTTGCCCTGCCCTGCCCAAGGTCGACGTGCCGGCGGAGCTCAATTGGGAGTTGTGGCAGGGCCAGGCGCCTGTGTTCGATTTCGTGCAAGGCACCAAAGGGCAATCGTCTAACCGCAGCTTTCCGGCCGGCCGCACCCATTACGAGTTCCGCTGGTGGTACGAATACTCCGGCGGCAAGCTGACCGATTGGGGCGCCCACCACGTCGACATTGCTCAATGGGCTCTGCAAATGGACCACAGTGGGCCGACCAGCATTGAATCGACCGGCGAAATGCCCGTCCCCTACGAAAACGGCTTTGCCACCGTTCACGATCAGTACAATTGCCCCCGCAAGTTCAACGTGGTTTGCAAATTCCCCAACGGCACGGAGCTGACCATTTCCAGCGGCAGCGAAGACAGTATTTGGATCGAAGGAGACAAGGGGCAAATCAAAGTTTCCCGCGATACGCTGAAAGATATTTCCGGCGATGCCGTGGCCGGCCTGGCCGATAACCCCATTCCCCAAGACGTGCTCATCAAGCTCTGCAAAGGCAAAAAGCTGCCCGAGCACGGCACCGAAGGGGGCACGCACATGGCCAACTTTATCGAGTGCGTGCGCGATCGCTCGCTTCCCATTTCCGACGTGTTCACCCATCATCGGGCCATCAGCACCTGTCATCTCGCCAACATTTCGCTCCGCTTGAACCGCACCCTCAAGTGGGATCCGGACAAGGAAGAAATCGTCGGCGACACCGACGCCAATAACTGGCTCGCCCGCGAGCAACGCAAAGGCTACGAAATTAAGGTGTGA
- a CDS encoding sigma-70 family RNA polymerase sigma factor yields MALSEIDRNLLSRCLSRQPRAWEDFVDRYMGLVLHVIDHSTQSRGLRIAPHDREDLVGEVFLMIVKGDFAVLRRFRAESSLATYLTVITRRVVINRLLHNRNVHTGDGVARQAVQSQPANGAAPGQPVSDRDEVARLLEELEGTEAQVVRMYHLEGKSYQEISSAVGMPENSIGPTLSRAREKMRRASGIAAE; encoded by the coding sequence GTGGCACTGTCGGAAATCGATCGCAATTTGTTGAGCCGCTGTCTCTCCCGACAGCCCCGGGCGTGGGAAGATTTCGTCGATCGTTACATGGGCCTGGTGCTGCATGTGATCGATCATTCAACCCAAAGCCGCGGCCTGCGCATCGCTCCACACGACCGCGAAGATTTGGTCGGCGAAGTATTCTTGATGATTGTCAAAGGCGATTTCGCCGTGCTGCGCCGCTTCCGTGCCGAATCGAGCTTGGCAACGTATCTGACGGTCATCACCCGCCGCGTAGTCATTAACCGGCTCCTTCACAACCGCAACGTGCACACTGGGGATGGGGTCGCACGTCAGGCCGTGCAATCACAACCGGCCAACGGCGCTGCACCGGGGCAACCGGTGAGCGATCGCGATGAAGTGGCTCGTCTGCTCGAAGAGCTGGAAGGGACCGAAGCCCAAGTAGTGCGCATGTATCACTTGGAAGGCAAAAGCTATCAGGAAATCAGCTCGGCGGTGGGCATGCCGGAAAACAGCATTGGGCCCACGCTCTCTCGGGCCCGCGAAAAAATGCGCCGGGCCAGCGGCATCGCCGCGGAATAA
- a CDS encoding ferredoxin family protein encodes MTHVVAEPCFGCKYTDCVVVCPVECFYEGEKILYIHPDECIDCEACVPECPVEAIFHEDNLPEQWADFKQLNAEMAPQCPVITEKKEPLAKESE; translated from the coding sequence ATGACTCACGTTGTCGCCGAGCCGTGCTTCGGATGCAAGTACACCGACTGTGTCGTGGTTTGCCCGGTCGAGTGCTTTTACGAAGGGGAAAAAATTCTGTACATCCACCCGGATGAATGCATCGATTGCGAAGCCTGCGTTCCGGAGTGCCCGGTCGAGGCCATCTTTCACGAAGATAATTTGCCTGAGCAATGGGCCGATTTCAAACAGCTCAATGCCGAAATGGCGCCGCAGTGCCCGGTGATTACGGAAAAGAAAGAGCCGCTGGCCAAGGAAAGTGAGTAG